From Candidatus Bathyarchaeota archaeon:
AACCCGGCCCTCGGCATCGTGCGCGGTTTTGCGAATTGATGCTTTTAGATATTTTAAAGTGAGTTTTCGAGGAGGGTTTTCAATTTTTCGACATCGTTCTTTTGGGCCTCAAATAAGTAACCGTAGGGACAGATCGGGTCGATCACTGCTTTTTTTAGGGTTTCATCGTATACTAGCGGGTATAGCTTGCATCCGTCAGGTCGATGGGGATATATTCGACAACCCTTTTCTTGGAGAAAAACGCACCTTCCACGGTTGTTCTTTAAACGCCATCCCCCGTCTGTTTTCACTGCGAAGTAC
This genomic window contains:
- a CDS encoding YkgJ family cysteine cluster protein; translation: MASGIPCVKRKCVKCCLETRMPLSNLDLRRILKLNYELEYFAVKTDGGWRLKNNRGRCVFLQEKGCRIYPHRPDGCKLYPLVYDETLKKAVIDPICPYGYLFEAQKNDVEKLKTLLENSL